In Notamacropus eugenii isolate mMacEug1 chromosome 1, mMacEug1.pri_v2, whole genome shotgun sequence, one genomic interval encodes:
- the KLHL28 gene encoding kelch-like protein 28 isoform X1, with the protein MKQNISQRRATGLKMDQTPPTYMLANLTLLHSEQLLQGLNLLRQHHELCDIILRVGDVKIHAHKVVLASISPYFKAMFTGNLSEKENNEVEFQCIDEAALQAIVEYAYTGTVFISQDTVESLLPAANLLQIKLVLKECCAFLESQLDPGNCIGISRFAETYGCHDLYLAANKYICQNFEDVCQTEEFFELTHADLDEIISNDCLNVVTEETVFYALESWIKYDVQERQKYLAQLLHCVRLPLLSVKFLTRLYEANHLIRDDHTCKHLLNEALKYHFMPEHRLSHQTVLMTRPRCAPKVLCAVGGKAGLFACLESVEMYFPQNDAWIGLASLNTPRYEFGICVLDQKVYVVGGIATHMRQGINFRKHENSVECWDPDTNTWTSLERMNESRSTLGVVVLAGELYALGGYDGQSYLQSVEKYIPKVKEWQPVAPMSKTRSCFAAAVLDGMIYALGGYGPAHMNSVERYDPSKDSWEMVASMADKRINFGVGVMLGFLFVVGGHNGVSHLSSIERYDPHQNQWTLCRPMKEPRTGVGAAVIDNYLYVVGGHSGSSYLNTVQKYDPIENTWLDSAGMMYCRCNFGLTAL; encoded by the exons ATGAAACAGAACATTTCCCAAAGGAGAGCTACAGGGTTGAAG aTGGACCAGACGCCCCCAACGTACATGCTTGCTAACTTAACCCTCTTACATTCTGAACAGCTTCTGCAGGGTCTGAACCTTCTTCGTCAACATCATGAGCTCTGTGACATTATTCTTCGAGTTGGTGATGTTAAGATTCATGCTCACAAAGTGGTGCTTGCCAGCATCAGCCCTTATTTCAAAGCCATGTTCACTGGAAACCTTTCTGAAAAAGAGAACAATGAAGTTGAGTTTCAGTGCATTGATGAAGCCGCACTGCAGGCCATAGTGGAATATGCCTATACAGGGACTGTGTTTATTTCCCAAGACACAGTAGAGTCACTCCTTCCAGCAGCAAACCTACTCCAAATAAAACTTGTGCTGAAAGAATGTTGTGCATTTCTCGAAAGTCAACTTGATCCTGGAAATTGCATTGGAATTTCTCGTTTTGCAGAGACATATGGCTGTCATGACCTCTACTTGGCAGCCAATAAGTATATTTGCCAGAATTTTGAAGATGTTTGTCAAACTGAAGAGTTTTTTGAGCTCACACATGCAGATTTAGATGAAATTATTTCAAATGACTGTCTTAATGTTGTTACTGAAGAGACTGTTTTTTATGCACTAGAATCTTGGATTAAGTATGATGTACAAGAACGTCAGAAATACTTAGCACAGCTGCTTCATTGTGTTAGATTGCCATTGTTGAGCGTTAAGTTTCTTACTAGGTTATATGAAGCAAATCATCTTATTCGTGATGATCACACATGTAAACATCTATTGAATGAAGCTCTAAAATACCATTTTATGCCTGAACATAGACTTTCCCATCAAACTGTCCTGATGACACGACCTCGCTGTGCTCCAAAAGTACTTTGTGCAGTAGGAGGAAAAGCTGGACTGTTTGCTTGTTTGGAAAG tgTTGAGATGTACTTCCCTCAGAATGACGCCTGGATTGGTTTGGCATCCCTTAATACTCCTCGCTATGAATTTGGAATCTGCGTTTTAGATCAAAAAGTGTATGTTGTAGGAGGCATTGCAACTCATATGAGGCAAGGCATCAATTTCAGAAAACATGAAAATTCAGTGGAATGCTGGGATCCTGATACAAATACCTGGACATCTCttgagagaatgaatgagagCCGAAGTACCCTTGGAGTGGTTGTACTAGCAGGAGAACTTTATGCTTTGGGTGGTTACGATGGGCAATCTTATTTACAGTCTGTAGAAAAATATATTCCCAAAGTTAAAGAATGGCAACCTGTAGCACCAATGTCTAAAACTAGAAGTTGTTTTGCTGCTGCTGTGTTGGATGGAATGATATATGCCCTTGGGGGCTATGGCCCTGCTCATATGAACag TGTGGAACGTTATGATCCAAGCAAAGACTCTTGGGAAATGGTCGCATCAATGGCAGATAAAAGGATTAACTTTGGTGTTGGTGTTATGCTAGGTTTCCTTTTTGTAGTGGGTGGACATAATGGCGTTTCCCATTTATCAAGTATTGAAAGATATGACCCTCATCAAAATCAGTGGACTTTGTGTAGACCAATGAAGGAACCCAGGACAG GAGTTGGTGCTGCAGTAATTGATAACTATCTTTATGTGGTTGGTGGTCATTCAGGATCATCCTATTTGAACACTGTACAGAAATATGACCCTATTGAAAACACTTGGCTGGATTCTGCTGGTATGATGTACTGTCGGTGTAACTTTGGATTAACTGCACTTTGA
- the KLHL28 gene encoding kelch-like protein 28 isoform X3: MKQNISQRRATGLKLLQGLNLLRQHHELCDIILRVGDVKIHAHKVVLASISPYFKAMFTGNLSEKENNEVEFQCIDEAALQAIVEYAYTGTVFISQDTVESLLPAANLLQIKLVLKECCAFLESQLDPGNCIGISRFAETYGCHDLYLAANKYICQNFEDVCQTEEFFELTHADLDEIISNDCLNVVTEETVFYALESWIKYDVQERQKYLAQLLHCVRLPLLSVKFLTRLYEANHLIRDDHTCKHLLNEALKYHFMPEHRLSHQTVLMTRPRCAPKVLCAVGGKAGLFACLESVEMYFPQNDAWIGLASLNTPRYEFGICVLDQKVYVVGGIATHMRQGINFRKHENSVECWDPDTNTWTSLERMNESRSTLGVVVLAGELYALGGYDGQSYLQSVEKYIPKVKEWQPVAPMSKTRSCFAAAVLDGMIYALGGYGPAHMNSVERYDPSKDSWEMVASMADKRINFGVGVMLGFLFVVGGHNGVSHLSSIERYDPHQNQWTLCRPMKEPRTGVGAAVIDNYLYVVGGHSGSSYLNTVQKYDPIENTWLDSAGMMYCRCNFGLTAL; this comes from the exons ATGAAACAGAACATTTCCCAAAGGAGAGCTACAGGGTTGAAG CTTCTGCAGGGTCTGAACCTTCTTCGTCAACATCATGAGCTCTGTGACATTATTCTTCGAGTTGGTGATGTTAAGATTCATGCTCACAAAGTGGTGCTTGCCAGCATCAGCCCTTATTTCAAAGCCATGTTCACTGGAAACCTTTCTGAAAAAGAGAACAATGAAGTTGAGTTTCAGTGCATTGATGAAGCCGCACTGCAGGCCATAGTGGAATATGCCTATACAGGGACTGTGTTTATTTCCCAAGACACAGTAGAGTCACTCCTTCCAGCAGCAAACCTACTCCAAATAAAACTTGTGCTGAAAGAATGTTGTGCATTTCTCGAAAGTCAACTTGATCCTGGAAATTGCATTGGAATTTCTCGTTTTGCAGAGACATATGGCTGTCATGACCTCTACTTGGCAGCCAATAAGTATATTTGCCAGAATTTTGAAGATGTTTGTCAAACTGAAGAGTTTTTTGAGCTCACACATGCAGATTTAGATGAAATTATTTCAAATGACTGTCTTAATGTTGTTACTGAAGAGACTGTTTTTTATGCACTAGAATCTTGGATTAAGTATGATGTACAAGAACGTCAGAAATACTTAGCACAGCTGCTTCATTGTGTTAGATTGCCATTGTTGAGCGTTAAGTTTCTTACTAGGTTATATGAAGCAAATCATCTTATTCGTGATGATCACACATGTAAACATCTATTGAATGAAGCTCTAAAATACCATTTTATGCCTGAACATAGACTTTCCCATCAAACTGTCCTGATGACACGACCTCGCTGTGCTCCAAAAGTACTTTGTGCAGTAGGAGGAAAAGCTGGACTGTTTGCTTGTTTGGAAAG tgTTGAGATGTACTTCCCTCAGAATGACGCCTGGATTGGTTTGGCATCCCTTAATACTCCTCGCTATGAATTTGGAATCTGCGTTTTAGATCAAAAAGTGTATGTTGTAGGAGGCATTGCAACTCATATGAGGCAAGGCATCAATTTCAGAAAACATGAAAATTCAGTGGAATGCTGGGATCCTGATACAAATACCTGGACATCTCttgagagaatgaatgagagCCGAAGTACCCTTGGAGTGGTTGTACTAGCAGGAGAACTTTATGCTTTGGGTGGTTACGATGGGCAATCTTATTTACAGTCTGTAGAAAAATATATTCCCAAAGTTAAAGAATGGCAACCTGTAGCACCAATGTCTAAAACTAGAAGTTGTTTTGCTGCTGCTGTGTTGGATGGAATGATATATGCCCTTGGGGGCTATGGCCCTGCTCATATGAACag TGTGGAACGTTATGATCCAAGCAAAGACTCTTGGGAAATGGTCGCATCAATGGCAGATAAAAGGATTAACTTTGGTGTTGGTGTTATGCTAGGTTTCCTTTTTGTAGTGGGTGGACATAATGGCGTTTCCCATTTATCAAGTATTGAAAGATATGACCCTCATCAAAATCAGTGGACTTTGTGTAGACCAATGAAGGAACCCAGGACAG GAGTTGGTGCTGCAGTAATTGATAACTATCTTTATGTGGTTGGTGGTCATTCAGGATCATCCTATTTGAACACTGTACAGAAATATGACCCTATTGAAAACACTTGGCTGGATTCTGCTGGTATGATGTACTGTCGGTGTAACTTTGGATTAACTGCACTTTGA
- the KLHL28 gene encoding kelch-like protein 28 isoform X2 — MDQTPPTYMLANLTLLHSEQLLQGLNLLRQHHELCDIILRVGDVKIHAHKVVLASISPYFKAMFTGNLSEKENNEVEFQCIDEAALQAIVEYAYTGTVFISQDTVESLLPAANLLQIKLVLKECCAFLESQLDPGNCIGISRFAETYGCHDLYLAANKYICQNFEDVCQTEEFFELTHADLDEIISNDCLNVVTEETVFYALESWIKYDVQERQKYLAQLLHCVRLPLLSVKFLTRLYEANHLIRDDHTCKHLLNEALKYHFMPEHRLSHQTVLMTRPRCAPKVLCAVGGKAGLFACLESVEMYFPQNDAWIGLASLNTPRYEFGICVLDQKVYVVGGIATHMRQGINFRKHENSVECWDPDTNTWTSLERMNESRSTLGVVVLAGELYALGGYDGQSYLQSVEKYIPKVKEWQPVAPMSKTRSCFAAAVLDGMIYALGGYGPAHMNSVERYDPSKDSWEMVASMADKRINFGVGVMLGFLFVVGGHNGVSHLSSIERYDPHQNQWTLCRPMKEPRTGVGAAVIDNYLYVVGGHSGSSYLNTVQKYDPIENTWLDSAGMMYCRCNFGLTAL; from the exons aTGGACCAGACGCCCCCAACGTACATGCTTGCTAACTTAACCCTCTTACATTCTGAACAGCTTCTGCAGGGTCTGAACCTTCTTCGTCAACATCATGAGCTCTGTGACATTATTCTTCGAGTTGGTGATGTTAAGATTCATGCTCACAAAGTGGTGCTTGCCAGCATCAGCCCTTATTTCAAAGCCATGTTCACTGGAAACCTTTCTGAAAAAGAGAACAATGAAGTTGAGTTTCAGTGCATTGATGAAGCCGCACTGCAGGCCATAGTGGAATATGCCTATACAGGGACTGTGTTTATTTCCCAAGACACAGTAGAGTCACTCCTTCCAGCAGCAAACCTACTCCAAATAAAACTTGTGCTGAAAGAATGTTGTGCATTTCTCGAAAGTCAACTTGATCCTGGAAATTGCATTGGAATTTCTCGTTTTGCAGAGACATATGGCTGTCATGACCTCTACTTGGCAGCCAATAAGTATATTTGCCAGAATTTTGAAGATGTTTGTCAAACTGAAGAGTTTTTTGAGCTCACACATGCAGATTTAGATGAAATTATTTCAAATGACTGTCTTAATGTTGTTACTGAAGAGACTGTTTTTTATGCACTAGAATCTTGGATTAAGTATGATGTACAAGAACGTCAGAAATACTTAGCACAGCTGCTTCATTGTGTTAGATTGCCATTGTTGAGCGTTAAGTTTCTTACTAGGTTATATGAAGCAAATCATCTTATTCGTGATGATCACACATGTAAACATCTATTGAATGAAGCTCTAAAATACCATTTTATGCCTGAACATAGACTTTCCCATCAAACTGTCCTGATGACACGACCTCGCTGTGCTCCAAAAGTACTTTGTGCAGTAGGAGGAAAAGCTGGACTGTTTGCTTGTTTGGAAAG tgTTGAGATGTACTTCCCTCAGAATGACGCCTGGATTGGTTTGGCATCCCTTAATACTCCTCGCTATGAATTTGGAATCTGCGTTTTAGATCAAAAAGTGTATGTTGTAGGAGGCATTGCAACTCATATGAGGCAAGGCATCAATTTCAGAAAACATGAAAATTCAGTGGAATGCTGGGATCCTGATACAAATACCTGGACATCTCttgagagaatgaatgagagCCGAAGTACCCTTGGAGTGGTTGTACTAGCAGGAGAACTTTATGCTTTGGGTGGTTACGATGGGCAATCTTATTTACAGTCTGTAGAAAAATATATTCCCAAAGTTAAAGAATGGCAACCTGTAGCACCAATGTCTAAAACTAGAAGTTGTTTTGCTGCTGCTGTGTTGGATGGAATGATATATGCCCTTGGGGGCTATGGCCCTGCTCATATGAACag TGTGGAACGTTATGATCCAAGCAAAGACTCTTGGGAAATGGTCGCATCAATGGCAGATAAAAGGATTAACTTTGGTGTTGGTGTTATGCTAGGTTTCCTTTTTGTAGTGGGTGGACATAATGGCGTTTCCCATTTATCAAGTATTGAAAGATATGACCCTCATCAAAATCAGTGGACTTTGTGTAGACCAATGAAGGAACCCAGGACAG GAGTTGGTGCTGCAGTAATTGATAACTATCTTTATGTGGTTGGTGGTCATTCAGGATCATCCTATTTGAACACTGTACAGAAATATGACCCTATTGAAAACACTTGGCTGGATTCTGCTGGTATGATGTACTGTCGGTGTAACTTTGGATTAACTGCACTTTGA
- the KLHL28 gene encoding kelch-like protein 28 isoform X4 has translation MFTGNLSEKENNEVEFQCIDEAALQAIVEYAYTGTVFISQDTVESLLPAANLLQIKLVLKECCAFLESQLDPGNCIGISRFAETYGCHDLYLAANKYICQNFEDVCQTEEFFELTHADLDEIISNDCLNVVTEETVFYALESWIKYDVQERQKYLAQLLHCVRLPLLSVKFLTRLYEANHLIRDDHTCKHLLNEALKYHFMPEHRLSHQTVLMTRPRCAPKVLCAVGGKAGLFACLESVEMYFPQNDAWIGLASLNTPRYEFGICVLDQKVYVVGGIATHMRQGINFRKHENSVECWDPDTNTWTSLERMNESRSTLGVVVLAGELYALGGYDGQSYLQSVEKYIPKVKEWQPVAPMSKTRSCFAAAVLDGMIYALGGYGPAHMNSVERYDPSKDSWEMVASMADKRINFGVGVMLGFLFVVGGHNGVSHLSSIERYDPHQNQWTLCRPMKEPRTGVGAAVIDNYLYVVGGHSGSSYLNTVQKYDPIENTWLDSAGMMYCRCNFGLTAL, from the exons ATGTTCACTGGAAACCTTTCTGAAAAAGAGAACAATGAAGTTGAGTTTCAGTGCATTGATGAAGCCGCACTGCAGGCCATAGTGGAATATGCCTATACAGGGACTGTGTTTATTTCCCAAGACACAGTAGAGTCACTCCTTCCAGCAGCAAACCTACTCCAAATAAAACTTGTGCTGAAAGAATGTTGTGCATTTCTCGAAAGTCAACTTGATCCTGGAAATTGCATTGGAATTTCTCGTTTTGCAGAGACATATGGCTGTCATGACCTCTACTTGGCAGCCAATAAGTATATTTGCCAGAATTTTGAAGATGTTTGTCAAACTGAAGAGTTTTTTGAGCTCACACATGCAGATTTAGATGAAATTATTTCAAATGACTGTCTTAATGTTGTTACTGAAGAGACTGTTTTTTATGCACTAGAATCTTGGATTAAGTATGATGTACAAGAACGTCAGAAATACTTAGCACAGCTGCTTCATTGTGTTAGATTGCCATTGTTGAGCGTTAAGTTTCTTACTAGGTTATATGAAGCAAATCATCTTATTCGTGATGATCACACATGTAAACATCTATTGAATGAAGCTCTAAAATACCATTTTATGCCTGAACATAGACTTTCCCATCAAACTGTCCTGATGACACGACCTCGCTGTGCTCCAAAAGTACTTTGTGCAGTAGGAGGAAAAGCTGGACTGTTTGCTTGTTTGGAAAG tgTTGAGATGTACTTCCCTCAGAATGACGCCTGGATTGGTTTGGCATCCCTTAATACTCCTCGCTATGAATTTGGAATCTGCGTTTTAGATCAAAAAGTGTATGTTGTAGGAGGCATTGCAACTCATATGAGGCAAGGCATCAATTTCAGAAAACATGAAAATTCAGTGGAATGCTGGGATCCTGATACAAATACCTGGACATCTCttgagagaatgaatgagagCCGAAGTACCCTTGGAGTGGTTGTACTAGCAGGAGAACTTTATGCTTTGGGTGGTTACGATGGGCAATCTTATTTACAGTCTGTAGAAAAATATATTCCCAAAGTTAAAGAATGGCAACCTGTAGCACCAATGTCTAAAACTAGAAGTTGTTTTGCTGCTGCTGTGTTGGATGGAATGATATATGCCCTTGGGGGCTATGGCCCTGCTCATATGAACag TGTGGAACGTTATGATCCAAGCAAAGACTCTTGGGAAATGGTCGCATCAATGGCAGATAAAAGGATTAACTTTGGTGTTGGTGTTATGCTAGGTTTCCTTTTTGTAGTGGGTGGACATAATGGCGTTTCCCATTTATCAAGTATTGAAAGATATGACCCTCATCAAAATCAGTGGACTTTGTGTAGACCAATGAAGGAACCCAGGACAG GAGTTGGTGCTGCAGTAATTGATAACTATCTTTATGTGGTTGGTGGTCATTCAGGATCATCCTATTTGAACACTGTACAGAAATATGACCCTATTGAAAACACTTGGCTGGATTCTGCTGGTATGATGTACTGTCGGTGTAACTTTGGATTAACTGCACTTTGA